TAATAATTCAATCTAcacgaaaaaaagaaaaatattgaccaTTTACATTAATGAGCTTAACATCAACGCAACTTCTAGAAAAAAGCCATTATCAACCATTTTCACTGAACCATAGATCTTGAATTCAGAGCTACTTTGAAGAAGAAACTGAAGCTGAAACTTGGGTTGAATCAAAGATGTCTTGGCAAACATATGTTGATGAGCACTTGCTTTGTGAGATTGAAGGTAATCATCTCACTTCTGCTGCTATTGTTGGCCAGGACGGAACTGTTTGGGCTCAATCTGCCAATTTCCCTCAGGTTTTATTCTATACCCATCTCTAATTTTGCTAGATTTCATCTGGGTTCCTCTTGTTTTTTGCTCTAACTCAGATTCAAGTGGTTTCagaattttgttgatgttttaCTTTGTAAGGTCAGAATTATGAAGTGGGAAGTCGTGGTTTTGTTGAATTGTTGTATATTTGGTGAACTTAGCATGAAAACAGATATATCCCGATGTCTATGGGAGAAGATTTTGgtgtttttattattaatttttttttgggagagTCTTAAGATAGGATAAATGAAGGGTGTTAgatgattattttatattgGAATTAAATAGATCTGAATAGAACAGAATGGATAGAGAGGATTCATATAGTTTATTGATATTTGTGTACCTCAGAATTTTGGAAGCATGGTAAGGAGGAATATTGGATTATTTGGCTCTTCTAGAGCCCTTGGGTGCTTAAAACCTATAGAAGAAAATCAGTAAATTTCCCATCAGCCTATGGCTTGGTGGATATAACTACCTGGTATATGTGCGAGTGAGGGATAACAATTTATCGGTGAAATAATTGATGCGTAAGTTGCCAAACACCACCATTATCAAAGGAAATCAGGAAATGTATGGGAATTGTGACCTTCTGTGAAGACTGAGATGTAAAATTGTGTACAATATGGAGAGGAATTAACTTTGAATGAGGTAAAAAAACTTCAGGCTTTTCATTTACTCCTATTTCTATAGTTAGTAAAGCTTCTATGAGCTTTAATCTGGTTGAACCTACTGGTAAGAGCCATATCTATTTGGTGGAGCTTATTAGTGGTGTCCCCAACAAGGTGTTGAACCTATCTTCCCTtggttttccatttttatttttctgagaGTGCATGGTCTCATAAAGAACATGTcgaataattagaaaaaatggtGAGAACTTTACCTGTCTGAAAGGTTAATTTAGAAGATGCGAGTATGTGGCCCAAAGAAGAGTTAGAAGATCGATGTGAAAGAGAATAGCAAGTCAAAGGGAACAAAATGTAAAGGTAGAACTCGAGAACTATTTCTCTCCAGTTAAACTTTTATTGTGAGGGCCAGTCTGATTCGAAAACCTCCAGTTCTTAACAGATTTCCCCCTTTTCTTTTGGCTCGGAACAATGGGGATCTCAGAAAGGGGATATAATTTCTGATTAATTGTGATGAAGTTTTAGGTTACAGCTATAGCAGCTTAGCTAAATAGTTAGAAACTTTGCATTCATGATGATTGCTGTTCTCGATTTGTTTTATGCTAGTGTGAAGATTACATATTATAAATGTGGTTATTTTAAATGGTAAATTAAGTGCTTCTAATGtagaaaatttaaattgtgtTTTCCTCTGTTTTTCCCTATTTCCTTTCATAGTTGTTATCTCCTCTTCATTTTACTAAACTGCCTGCCTGAGGTCAGTCGTAGAAGTCCAAATATGGGTTTGTCCGAATCCAGTGACTTTCACAaacaatatatttcttttaagaaattcattaaatatgtacaaatatcaaaattaattacCCAATTATCTTCATTCTAAAACCGATAAAGTTGAAATCCTAGCAGTAGAGCCACCTCCCTCTGTGCCCACCACCATTTCCCTTGGGAAGCATGGTGAGTAATGAGGGGATGGGTGGAAGAggctaatttttctttttcagagACACATGATCATTTGTTGTTTTTAAATTGTCtattattgaattatttgtTGAACTTTGATACATGTTTTATGGCAGTTCAAGCCCGAAGAAATAACAGGCATCATGAATGACTTTGCGGAACCTGGAACACTTGCTCCAACTGGTTTGTATCTTGGGGGAACAAAATACATGGTGATTCAAGGAGAGCCAGGAGCTGTGATCCGAGGGAAGAAGGTACATGATCgttgttttttttcaaaaaaaggtTTTAATGCTTTAACTCACTTGGGCTTTGTTGAGTTGCTGGAACGACCTGTTGGGGTTGGACAAATCTTTATCCCTTCTCCCATTTGATGATACAAGCTTACATAAGAACTTCCCTTGAatgttaaaataattaatcatccTCCCAAGTATCTTTTGGTCACAGTAATGAACTAAATGATATCCTTTGGAAATGGGGAGCTTGAGGGCCTTTGGTTTCTGTTTTAATGTTCATTATTCAAAGGGAGTGTTtgtttaccaacaaattaatTTGTTCTCTGTAATGTGAGTGGTGACTCAGTCTGGATGTGGTTGTTATTTTCAGGGTCCAGGTGGTATCACCATTAAGAAGACCAACCAGGCTTTGATCATTGGAATATATGATGAGCCGATGACTCCTGGACAGTGCAATATGATTGTTGAAAGGTTGGGTGACTATCTTGTTGAACAAGGTCTCTAGGCATATTGGTAAGTTGACTCCAAATTTCTGCCATTGGCATGGGTAGGCTTTGTCTCTTTAATTCCACACTTAAATTATAATGAGTTGAATATTTTTGCAGTGTATTAGTGTCATCCTTACATAGTTGTGGCCGTTAACAAGTGATCATCATGTGTGCTGTTTACTGAGGAGAAGTGTTTGTAATCATCAACTGCTCTATCATTGTATTTCTTTGTTCTATGTTTTTAGTGATCTAAGATTTTGCCATTGAGCACTTGGTTGGTTATATATAATGGATTTGGATTTTTGATCTGTTGTCATTTTGCTTGGTCGTGGTGTCTGGGATCTCGATTCTTCAGTAAAAATGAGCGGATTTTGAGTTTCTTTTAACCTTTTATTGTAAGTCAGTTTTGCAGCGTGAAGGgtgaaattaatttattaacaGCAGCCACATTCAGCTCAATTATTATTCAAATGAGTACAAGATGAACGGAGAAGTTTGTAATCATCAAGTGCTCAGTCTTTTTCACAAGGGTGTGTGTGCCCATAGATTGATGGACAGGCAGACACACCATTCAAACTCTCAATGATATGGACTATAGGTAATTGAAATGATTACCTACCTCTTATAATAACAATTATCGTTTCATCATTCAAATATATAGCTCCCTTCAAGGTCTTCTATTGGTTGGTTCAAGGTGAGACAGACTGCTTTGATAGGGTTAGACTTGGCCATGAAAAAAATTAGTCTAGTACGTTGACGGTTGAGACCTGCTCAAAGTCTACATAATAAATCTTAAGAGACTGACGTTTAAGGTTGATGATtaagttttcttgaaagtttcacTCATGAGGGGGTGATCCGATTTGGTAAATTTGAAAAACTTAGTCCTTGATATTATAACACCTACAAATGAATACGCATCACTAAGCATACAAAAATTAGCCTGAAATTTTCAGTCCTAGGTATATGAGGTCAAGAAAACACGTCTTAATCTATTTTTTTGGGTACGTTTACTAACAATTTGAATATTTACTAAAGTGAATTGAACACAATAACGTGTAATAAATATTGATCTGAATGATTTAGTATGTTTGCAAGCATGTCAGGAAGCTCTAGCCTCAACTTCGAGACGTATACTCGTATGGATATATTAAGCAAACATTCAAATCAAAATCGAAGTAAACTTGAAACTCGAGAAAatagtatgttgttgttatattgtcattatattatttgaaatcaGAATGtctcaaaaaatgaataaagtaAACTATTAATAGGTTATTgtaaccaataaaaaaattccaCCATTATCCTAGTACGAAAGTAAACGGTTTTGTATGTGGATATACCATCAAATATTTATGTCATGCTCAaatggccaaacacatatgcaGATCTTTAAATTTGtctttaaatttcattttggcacttcaACTCaatcttgttccattttaattcTTCAACTCTTAACTTTATGTTCTATTTAGGCACTTCTAAGTGATGTGGCAGAGAATGTGTGCATCACATTTTCTCTAAGAGagtaaaagaccaaaaaaaagtatttttttttaaataataaaagattaacctttcaactatattttttttttatgtaccatttaaacacaaaatatttattttatgatttctttatttctatatatgctCTTCAACtgcaattttgtattttaaaaatcgTCGTTCATCCGTTAgttattgtaaaaaattaaaattgacNtttaaatttcattttggcacttcaACTCaatcttgttccattttaattcTTCAACTCTTAACTTTATGTTCTATTTAGGCACACTTCTAAGTGATGTGGCAGAATGTGTGCATCACATTTTCTCTAAGAGagtaaaagaccaaaaaaaagtatttttttttaaataataaaagattaacctttcaactatatttttttttatgtatcatttaaacacaaaatattaattttatgatttctttatttctatatatgctCTTCAACTGCAATTTTgttattgtaaaaaattaaaattgacggatgatcattgattttttttaaaaaaagtaacaatttctttttgagAGTTTTCCTGTATTTTTgcgtgaaaaataaccgacaAAGTGCatcgattttctttcttaagaaAATCAATGACAGCCTAATGAAGTCTATcgagtttcaacattttttataGTCTTATTAATTAGCAATGAACATGAGTTTTCTTTTACTTGTATTTAGTTGAgtgaaaaattagaaagatGGTATTTGAGTTAGTCCAAATAaactagatatgaaaaaaaaaatatgtggtgttacttaatttaattaattgttttaaaaagaaaaccaacacaCTTTCGTCGATTATTTTTtcacaaaataatgtacaaaaac
This genomic stretch from Solanum stenotomum isolate F172 chromosome 10, ASM1918654v1, whole genome shotgun sequence harbors:
- the LOC125841713 gene encoding profilin-2, with the protein product MSWQTYVDEHLLCEIEGNHLTSAAIVGQDGTVWAQSANFPQFKPEEITGIMNDFAEPGTLAPTGLYLGGTKYMVIQGEPGAVIRGKKGPGGITIKKTNQALIIGIYDEPMTPGQCNMIVERLGDYLVEQGL